One window of Methanomassiliicoccales archaeon genomic DNA carries:
- a CDS encoding PAS domain S-box protein, with product METQSPRPRVLYIDDEEIYAELAKTYLEDLGNCVVEIETFSPRALDRIRREHFDVIVSDYMMPNMDGLELLKAIKEMGVSTPFILFTGKDREEVAIDALNNGAEFYIQKGGSTEAQFAELSNMIVRSVRSSHVEEELFRSEESYRQLVECANVIIMERDLDGKIIFMNEFGLNFFGYSEEELVGRCVVGSIVPEIDSNGKDMAAMIRGVSENPEAFRLNENENMLSDGTRVWVSWTNKALLDGDGNRIGILAIGNEVTERKKAERALVESEGKIREILDASADAFVAIDYDLIITYFNKAAEDLLGVTRESVIGKEFLETFPWIVRLYNDELANRVITGDSVQLEIDLEISGKKHWFEIRVHPTDEMILIYFWSIEDRIKRDDALRRSEEKYRKIFETAANLIVSVDSAGIIVDCNSRVEEVLGYKREEFIGQNMILTIHPDYHKKVKAALQKIIEEGDSQNNEYKMVRKDGSIIDVGINSSAIYDNEGNFERTISLIRDITERRRAERALQKSESTFRSLFDHSALGIMITDGAGILMGLNPASNRILGYTIDDARDLNDVVEFVHPDDLKLQLGKFQDMIEGRMDHFVNDLRIRRKDGVYVWVQQTTLVIRNSEGIPEMIISMFEDINERKIAEYLLLESEEKYRSIINQSADGILLVDTDGNAIESNKAFRDLTGYTKEDLIHFNMKQLPFLETMEIIESFGETMMNGSSVSTNVHIRGKGGEIIPVDINSIAINSGDRTLLAGIFRDNRERNMMMEALEAANKKLNLLGSVTRHDLMNQLTTLFGHLEIAKMKVDNPDVMERIDRALSAGENIIYFLEFGKDYERMGTREPTWIRAEEAFVNGASTVELQDIDIYRKLGGLEIFADPMLVKVFHNLLDNSCRHGERVSVIKVYYEPIPSGLKLIYEDDGTGITLKDKSHLFDEILGHGLFMVKDILEITGITIHEVGVPGEGVRFEMFIPEGKYRLLV from the coding sequence ATGGAAACACAATCACCAAGGCCAAGGGTACTCTACATCGACGACGAGGAGATTTACGCTGAACTGGCAAAGACCTACCTTGAGGATTTGGGCAACTGTGTTGTCGAGATCGAGACTTTCTCTCCAAGGGCTCTCGACAGGATCAGAAGAGAGCATTTCGACGTTATCGTCTCGGACTATATGATGCCAAACATGGATGGCCTTGAGCTTCTAAAGGCCATCAAGGAAATGGGCGTTAGCACACCGTTCATTCTTTTCACAGGCAAGGACCGTGAGGAAGTTGCCATAGATGCTCTGAACAACGGTGCGGAATTCTATATCCAGAAAGGAGGATCGACGGAGGCCCAGTTCGCGGAGCTTAGCAACATGATTGTCCGCTCGGTCAGATCGAGTCATGTCGAGGAGGAGCTCTTCAGGAGCGAGGAGAGCTACAGGCAGCTAGTGGAATGTGCGAACGTAATCATCATGGAGAGGGATCTGGACGGCAAGATAATCTTCATGAATGAATTCGGTCTGAATTTCTTTGGCTACTCTGAGGAAGAGCTCGTGGGTCGCTGCGTGGTCGGCTCGATCGTGCCCGAAATTGATTCCAACGGGAAGGACATGGCGGCCATGATCAGAGGCGTCAGCGAGAATCCCGAAGCATTCAGATTGAACGAGAACGAGAACATGCTCAGTGATGGGACCAGGGTCTGGGTATCCTGGACCAATAAAGCACTCCTCGACGGTGATGGTAATAGAATCGGCATCCTAGCGATAGGGAATGAGGTGACCGAACGCAAGAAGGCCGAGAGGGCCTTGGTCGAGTCCGAAGGGAAGATCAGGGAAATACTGGACGCTTCTGCTGACGCCTTCGTGGCTATTGACTACGATCTGATCATTACCTACTTCAACAAGGCTGCGGAGGACCTATTGGGTGTGACTAGGGAAAGCGTCATTGGCAAGGAGTTCCTAGAGACCTTTCCCTGGATAGTCCGATTATACAATGATGAGCTGGCCAATCGGGTCATCACGGGCGATAGTGTCCAACTTGAGATAGACCTTGAGATCAGTGGGAAGAAGCACTGGTTCGAGATCAGGGTCCATCCAACAGATGAGATGATCCTGATCTACTTCTGGTCAATTGAGGACCGGATCAAGCGAGATGATGCGTTGAGGCGCAGCGAGGAGAAGTATCGAAAGATCTTCGAGACTGCGGCCAATCTCATCGTCTCCGTCGACTCTGCAGGAATCATCGTTGACTGCAATTCTCGAGTTGAGGAGGTGCTTGGATACAAGCGGGAAGAATTCATAGGGCAGAACATGATTCTGACAATCCATCCAGACTATCACAAGAAAGTCAAGGCAGCCCTCCAGAAAATCATCGAGGAGGGAGACTCTCAAAACAATGAGTACAAGATGGTAAGGAAGGACGGATCGATCATTGACGTGGGCATCAACTCCTCCGCGATTTATGATAATGAAGGGAACTTCGAGAGAACGATAAGCCTGATCAGAGACATCACAGAAAGAAGGCGGGCTGAACGCGCTCTCCAGAAAAGCGAATCGACCTTCAGGAGCCTCTTCGATCACTCCGCCCTGGGCATCATGATCACGGACGGAGCGGGAATACTGATGGGCTTGAATCCTGCTTCTAATAGAATTCTTGGGTATACCATCGATGATGCCAGAGATCTGAATGATGTCGTTGAATTCGTCCACCCTGATGATCTAAAACTCCAACTCGGGAAATTCCAGGATATGATTGAGGGACGGATGGATCACTTTGTCAATGACCTGAGGATCCGAAGAAAGGACGGAGTCTACGTGTGGGTTCAGCAGACCACATTGGTGATCAGGAACAGCGAAGGTATCCCCGAAATGATAATTTCTATGTTCGAGGACATCAACGAGAGGAAGATCGCAGAGTACCTCCTTCTCGAGAGTGAGGAGAAGTACAGGAGCATCATCAATCAATCAGCAGATGGCATTCTCCTGGTGGACACTGACGGTAATGCAATCGAGTCGAACAAGGCTTTCAGGGACCTCACTGGTTACACCAAGGAGGATCTTATCCATTTCAATATGAAACAGCTTCCTTTCCTTGAGACGATGGAGATCATTGAGAGTTTCGGCGAGACGATGATGAATGGAAGCAGCGTTAGCACCAATGTTCATATCAGAGGAAAGGGCGGGGAGATCATACCGGTCGACATAAACTCTATCGCGATAAACAGTGGAGACAGGACTCTCCTGGCGGGCATCTTCCGCGACAATAGGGAGAGGAACATGATGATGGAGGCCCTCGAGGCAGCCAACAAGAAGCTCAACCTCTTGGGAAGCGTGACAAGGCACGATCTCATGAATCAACTCACAACTCTATTCGGGCATCTCGAGATTGCTAAGATGAAGGTCGATAATCCAGATGTCATGGAGCGGATCGACCGTGCCCTTTCAGCAGGTGAGAACATCATCTACTTCCTCGAGTTCGGCAAGGACTACGAGCGAATGGGGACGAGGGAACCGACCTGGATCAGGGCTGAGGAGGCCTTCGTGAACGGAGCCTCCACCGTAGAGCTGCAAGATATCGACATCTACCGCAAGTTGGGAGGTCTCGAGATATTTGCCGATCCCATGTTGGTGAAGGTATTCCACAACCTCTTGGACAACTCCTGCCGTCATGGGGAACGAGTATCAGTCATCAAGGTCTATTACGAGCCAATCCCCTCCGGGCTCAAACTGATCTACGAGGACGATGGAACGGGCATCACGTTGAAGGACAAGTCCCATCTATTCGATGAGATCCTGGGGCACGGTCTTTTCATGGTAAAGGATATTCTTGAGATAACCGGCATAACCATCCACGAGGTAGGCGTTCCTGGTGAGGGCGTCAGGTTTGAGATGTTCATACCCGAGGGCAAATACAGGCTTCTTGTCTAA
- a CDS encoding uroporphyrinogen-III synthase translates to MRVAVMRPRDRLLKSADIARELGLEPICASPVEIVINDSHSFTRFIESASEGKVDAVAFTSASGVEAAMELAQARGRGDEMLEILRSIDVLVIGLHTRAPLVSEGVEVAIMPDEFSSEGMVRDIPRDMIKGRRIWILRSDMGSKILPKGLRESGGLVEEVAVYHLRKNLDGNDVIALLDKGNSGGIDGFAFTSSLSAKTILEAGRRRLGKEAAMEMMKNAVVGAIGNPTRKALEEEGVRVDTVPRAADFRLLLMSMRELI, encoded by the coding sequence ATGAGGGTCGCGGTGATGAGGCCTAGGGACAGGCTTCTGAAATCCGCGGACATCGCTAGAGAGCTAGGTCTCGAACCCATCTGTGCCTCACCCGTTGAGATCGTCATCAACGACAGCCATTCATTCACTAGGTTCATAGAGAGCGCCTCTGAAGGAAAGGTGGACGCGGTAGCCTTCACCTCGGCATCAGGGGTGGAGGCAGCCATGGAGTTGGCTCAAGCCCGGGGAAGGGGTGATGAGATGCTGGAAATTCTGCGCTCGATCGACGTTCTGGTCATCGGACTCCATACCCGTGCCCCACTGGTAAGCGAGGGGGTGGAGGTGGCCATCATGCCCGATGAGTTCTCCTCAGAGGGAATGGTCAGAGACATCCCTCGGGACATGATCAAAGGAAGAAGGATCTGGATCCTTCGCTCTGACATGGGCTCTAAGATCCTGCCCAAAGGTTTGAGAGAATCGGGTGGCCTTGTAGAAGAAGTAGCTGTCTATCACCTCAGAAAGAATCTGGACGGGAATGATGTGATTGCACTCCTGGATAAGGGCAACTCTGGCGGTATAGACGGGTTCGCTTTCACAAGCTCCCTTTCCGCTAAAACCATTCTGGAAGCTGGAAGGAGAAGGTTAGGCAAGGAGGCGGCCATGGAAATGATGAAGAACGCGGTTGTGGGAGCCATAGGCAATCCCACAAGGAAGGCTTTGGAAGAGGAAGGCGTGAGGGTGGATACAGTGCCAAGAGCAGCAGATTTCCGTCTCCTACTGATGTCAATGAGAGAGTTGATCTAG
- the cobA gene encoding uroporphyrinogen-III C-methyltransferase gives MRSGETKGRVFLVGAGPGAPDLITIRGKELISRADVIVHDSLIPMELLSLARDEAEIIDVGKTGGHHKADQEEINNILVRKAKLGNLVVRLKGGDPFLFGRGGEEAEMLIREGIRVHLVPGVTSAISVPGLAGIPVTHRDHSSTVTFVTGHEGIHKGKETVNWSSLADLGGTIVILMGMSNLRSNMDNLINGGMDSSTTVAVIEKGSTTDQRVIMGTLVSIAELCEKEDVHAPSIIVVGGVATMREWLGDLE, from the coding sequence ATGAGATCCGGGGAAACGAAAGGCAGGGTGTTCCTTGTGGGGGCTGGACCTGGGGCGCCTGATCTGATCACAATAAGGGGAAAAGAGCTCATCTCCAGGGCGGATGTGATCGTCCATGATTCTCTGATTCCCATGGAGCTGCTTTCACTTGCGCGGGATGAAGCAGAGATCATTGATGTGGGGAAGACAGGCGGACACCATAAAGCGGATCAGGAGGAGATCAATAATATTCTCGTGAGGAAGGCCAAGCTTGGAAATCTGGTAGTCCGCCTGAAAGGAGGAGATCCCTTCCTGTTCGGCAGGGGTGGGGAGGAAGCGGAGATGCTGATCAGAGAGGGCATCAGGGTCCATTTGGTACCTGGCGTGACATCCGCTATCTCTGTACCGGGTCTTGCTGGTATCCCTGTGACCCATCGCGATCATTCGTCCACGGTGACCTTTGTGACCGGGCACGAAGGCATCCATAAGGGCAAGGAGACGGTCAATTGGTCGTCTCTTGCCGATCTGGGAGGTACGATTGTGATACTCATGGGAATGAGCAACCTCCGGAGCAACATGGACAATCTGATCAATGGAGGCATGGACTCTTCCACGACGGTCGCGGTCATCGAAAAAGGTTCCACTACCGATCAGAGGGTTATCATGGGGACATTGGTAAGTATTGCAGAACTATGCGAAAAGGAAGATGTCCATGCGCCATCGATCATCGTAGTGGGTGGAGTGGCTACGATGAGAGAATGGCTGGGGGATCTTGAATGA
- the hemC gene encoding hydroxymethylbilane synthase, translating into MIIGTRGSRLALAQTELFVERFKGHFPDEEVEVRIVKTTGDKVTDRPLGSLGGYGAFVKELEQQLLEGNVDVVVNSLKDMPVDSTDGTGICAVLPRGPVEDVILPNIALDDLPPGARVGTSSVRRAAMLLNRRSDLEMVDIRGNVPTRIRKMKEGKYDAIVLARAGLLRLNLEEEYRLLDPQIFVPAPGQGAIAAVCRNGDPIASMVRTVDHPPTSREVDLERKVLRLLGGGCSVPIGILAISTSVAIRMLAAALSPDGRKCVRLDEVLGFEEIEDKLESIVHRLRRGLEI; encoded by the coding sequence ATGATAATTGGCACTAGGGGAAGCAGGCTGGCTCTTGCCCAGACAGAACTCTTCGTCGAACGGTTCAAAGGACATTTTCCAGACGAGGAGGTGGAGGTGAGGATCGTGAAGACCACAGGTGACAAGGTCACTGACCGTCCACTTGGCTCGCTTGGGGGCTATGGAGCCTTCGTGAAGGAGCTCGAGCAGCAGCTCCTTGAGGGGAATGTGGACGTAGTGGTGAACAGCCTGAAGGACATGCCAGTTGATTCCACAGATGGAACTGGTATATGTGCGGTGCTTCCCAGAGGGCCCGTGGAGGATGTCATCCTCCCGAACATCGCCTTGGACGATCTGCCTCCCGGTGCAAGGGTGGGTACCTCGTCAGTTCGAAGAGCGGCGATGCTTCTCAATCGCAGATCCGACCTGGAGATGGTGGACATCAGGGGAAACGTTCCCACCCGGATAAGGAAGATGAAGGAAGGCAAATATGACGCAATAGTCCTTGCAAGAGCCGGCCTCCTGAGGCTGAACCTGGAGGAAGAATATCGCCTTCTCGATCCACAGATATTCGTTCCAGCCCCGGGACAGGGGGCCATTGCCGCTGTCTGCAGGAATGGTGACCCGATCGCGAGCATGGTGAGAACGGTCGATCATCCCCCGACCAGTAGGGAGGTGGACCTGGAGCGGAAGGTCCTTCGGCTTCTGGGGGGTGGATGTTCCGTCCCCATAGGTATCTTGGCCATTTCCACTAGCGTCGCCATCAGAATGTTGGCGGCGGCCCTCTCACCCGACGGGCGAAAGTGCGTCAGACTGGATGAGGTCCTTGGATTCGAAGAGATAGAGGACAAACTAGAATCAATCGTTCATAGGCTCAGGAGGGGATTGGAGATATGA
- the hemL gene encoding glutamate-1-semialdehyde 2,1-aminomutase encodes MKERKRSKELYDRAKILMPGGVSSPVRAFKPYPSYIAKGSGAKVWDVDGNEYIDYCMGFGPLILGHADPDVVNAVREQAPRGMLYGAPIALEIEMAELIRGAFPSVEMLRIVNTGTEATMHAIRVARGFTGRKKFIKIEGAFHGAHDSVLVKAGSGATTHSSPDSLGVPEEVTSNTLLVPFNDLEAVRTAIMENKGEVAAIIIEPVIGNAGPIPPEEGYLQGLREATTENDILLILDEVITGFRLALGGAQQRFGVRADMTILGKVVGGGLPIGIFGGSEEIMSMVSPTGKVYQAGTFSGNPMSLTAGIATIKKMRTLGYEELERKGEQMRYGLMKVIEEMGLPFRAQGVGSMFQLFLTDGEVKNYAGARSCDTSAFRELFLGLMNRGIYLPPSQFETNFISTAHTDAEIDLTVEAYGEALEDAL; translated from the coding sequence ATGAAGGAGAGGAAAAGATCGAAGGAGCTATACGATAGGGCAAAGATCCTCATGCCAGGGGGAGTTTCAAGCCCGGTAAGGGCCTTCAAGCCGTATCCCTCGTACATAGCCAAGGGATCAGGGGCCAAGGTATGGGACGTGGACGGAAACGAGTATATCGATTACTGCATGGGGTTTGGACCACTCATATTGGGTCACGCTGACCCTGACGTGGTTAATGCGGTCAGGGAACAGGCACCGAGGGGCATGCTCTACGGCGCCCCCATCGCCCTGGAGATAGAGATGGCCGAACTTATCAGGGGTGCGTTCCCTTCGGTGGAGATGCTCCGCATCGTGAACACTGGAACTGAGGCAACCATGCACGCTATCCGGGTGGCTAGGGGCTTCACCGGAAGGAAGAAGTTCATCAAGATCGAGGGCGCGTTCCACGGTGCCCACGACTCGGTACTGGTGAAGGCGGGATCCGGAGCAACTACACACAGTTCCCCGGACTCTCTGGGAGTTCCCGAAGAGGTCACCAGCAACACCCTGCTGGTCCCGTTCAATGACCTCGAAGCGGTCAGAACTGCAATCATGGAGAATAAGGGTGAAGTGGCCGCCATCATCATCGAGCCAGTGATCGGCAATGCCGGACCGATACCGCCGGAGGAAGGTTACTTACAAGGTCTCAGGGAAGCGACCACGGAAAACGACATCCTCCTCATTCTGGATGAGGTGATCACCGGTTTCAGATTGGCCCTTGGAGGGGCTCAGCAGCGATTCGGAGTGAGGGCTGACATGACCATCCTGGGCAAGGTGGTGGGAGGCGGCCTTCCGATAGGCATTTTCGGCGGCTCGGAAGAGATCATGTCGATGGTTTCCCCCACGGGCAAGGTCTATCAAGCCGGGACATTCAGCGGGAATCCCATGAGCCTGACCGCCGGTATCGCCACCATCAAGAAGATGCGCACCCTTGGTTATGAAGAACTGGAGCGCAAGGGGGAGCAGATGCGGTACGGTCTCATGAAAGTCATCGAAGAGATGGGACTGCCCTTCCGAGCCCAGGGCGTCGGCTCGATGTTCCAGCTGTTCCTCACTGATGGGGAGGTCAAGAACTACGCGGGAGCGAGGTCCTGCGACACCTCGGCCTTCAGGGAACTGTTTCTCGGTCTAATGAACAGAGGGATCTATCTGCCGCCTTCGCAGTTCGAGACCAACTTTATCTCCACGGCTCACACCGACGCTGAGATCGATCTCACGGTGGAGGCCTATGGCGAGGCACTTGAGGACGCATTATGA
- the hemB gene encoding porphobilinogen synthase has translation MFPDVRLRRLRMNPRIRDMVRETRLSVNDLVYPMFFNETIDQPKEILSMPGIFSYPVDQAGDQAKEAEDLGIPAIMLFGIPGKKDDVGSGAWTKDGVIQGAIRRIKAESDILVIADLCLCEYTSHGHCGMVRGGEILNDETLKLYARAALSQVEAGADMIAPSGMMDGMITAIRQALDREGFDNIPLMSYSAKYASAYYGPFRDAAESTPQFGDRRSHQMDPANAREAIREVEMDIAEGADIVMVKPALAYLDVIRDIKQMFNLPVAAYNVSGEYSMIMAASQNGWMDRDRVMMETLTSIKRAGADIILTYFAKDVAERLRD, from the coding sequence ATGTTTCCTGATGTCAGATTGCGAAGATTGAGAATGAACCCGAGGATTAGGGACATGGTCAGGGAGACCCGTCTTTCGGTCAATGATCTGGTGTACCCAATGTTCTTCAACGAGACCATCGACCAGCCGAAGGAGATCCTCTCCATGCCTGGCATATTCTCTTACCCTGTGGACCAGGCTGGGGATCAGGCCAAGGAAGCTGAGGACCTTGGCATTCCGGCGATAATGCTGTTCGGCATACCCGGAAAAAAGGACGATGTGGGAAGCGGCGCTTGGACCAAGGACGGGGTGATCCAGGGAGCGATCAGACGCATCAAGGCCGAGAGCGATATCCTGGTGATTGCGGACCTCTGCCTTTGCGAGTACACCTCACACGGCCACTGCGGCATGGTAAGGGGTGGGGAGATACTGAACGATGAGACATTGAAGCTGTACGCCCGGGCCGCTCTCAGTCAAGTGGAGGCGGGGGCGGACATGATAGCCCCATCTGGAATGATGGACGGCATGATAACGGCAATTCGCCAGGCGCTTGACCGCGAGGGCTTCGACAACATACCCCTCATGTCCTACTCAGCAAAGTACGCATCCGCCTACTACGGACCCTTCAGGGATGCCGCTGAATCCACTCCCCAGTTCGGCGATCGCCGCTCCCATCAGATGGATCCCGCGAACGCAAGGGAGGCGATACGCGAGGTGGAGATGGACATTGCGGAAGGTGCTGATATCGTCATGGTGAAGCCCGCCCTGGCCTATCTGGATGTGATCAGGGACATCAAGCAGATGTTCAATCTTCCGGTTGCGGCCTACAATGTGAGCGGGGAATACTCCATGATTATGGCCGCCTCCCAGAATGGATGGATGGACCGTGATAGGGTAATGATGGAGACCTTGACCTCCATCAAGAGGGCTGGTGCGGACATAATCCTCACATACTTCGCCAAGGATGTGGCGGAGAGACTTAGGGATTGA
- a CDS encoding glutamyl-tRNA reductase — protein MIVSAHITHKSADMSCLELIGQVGTETLLHELSQVEAISECVVLRTCNRVEMYAVTADRTATREGMERLISRYIPFDNLSNLVQFHARRNSIIHLLRVASGLESLIVGEDQIQAQVKTSFETAEELGYCGPVLSQVFRKAISVGKKVRAETLLNKGTVSVGSAAVELAESILGTLQGRNILVVGAGETATLIARHLIGKGPNAIFVSNRTYERAVELAFHLGGRAIRFNGLFDFLPGMDILLVATSSPHMLLDRERVEQALSRRVSGTELLIIDISFPRNVDPEVGSLDGVRLHDIDGLRGVAKENMIRRNLEIQKAELIVTQELGYLEKRLDEMRASELISALHLKYNNIKEREVRRALNRINGNCDHQKILDEFASSLTKRFLADPTESLKSASREEREEMMELARFLFKIKEEDNVS, from the coding sequence ATGATAGTCAGCGCTCACATCACCCACAAATCCGCTGACATGTCCTGCCTCGAGCTCATCGGCCAGGTCGGGACAGAGACCCTTCTTCACGAGCTGAGCCAGGTGGAGGCCATCAGCGAGTGTGTTGTCCTTCGAACCTGCAATCGGGTGGAGATGTACGCGGTGACAGCGGATCGGACTGCCACAAGGGAAGGGATGGAGCGCCTGATAAGCAGGTACATCCCCTTTGACAATCTCTCCAATCTGGTCCAGTTCCATGCCCGGAGGAACTCCATAATTCATCTACTAAGGGTGGCCTCTGGTCTGGAATCCCTCATTGTTGGGGAGGACCAGATCCAAGCTCAAGTGAAGACATCATTTGAGACTGCGGAGGAACTTGGATACTGCGGGCCCGTCCTTTCCCAGGTATTCAGAAAGGCCATATCCGTGGGCAAGAAGGTGAGAGCCGAGACTCTGCTCAACAAGGGCACGGTCTCGGTCGGCTCGGCAGCGGTTGAGCTTGCCGAGAGCATACTCGGCACCCTGCAAGGAAGGAACATCCTGGTGGTGGGGGCAGGTGAGACGGCCACGTTAATTGCCAGGCATCTCATCGGCAAAGGACCAAACGCGATCTTCGTGTCCAACCGAACCTATGAACGGGCGGTGGAGCTGGCATTCCATCTGGGAGGCAGGGCAATTAGATTCAATGGGCTATTCGACTTCCTCCCAGGCATGGATATACTGCTGGTCGCGACCTCCTCGCCCCACATGCTCCTGGACCGGGAAAGGGTGGAGCAGGCACTCTCCAGGCGAGTGAGTGGAACGGAACTATTGATCATCGACATATCATTTCCACGGAATGTGGACCCGGAGGTCGGCTCGCTGGATGGCGTGCGGCTCCATGATATCGATGGCTTAAGGGGCGTGGCCAAGGAGAACATGATCCGTCGCAACCTCGAGATCCAGAAAGCTGAGCTCATCGTGACCCAGGAACTGGGGTACCTGGAAAAGAGACTGGATGAGATGCGTGCTTCAGAGCTGATATCGGCCCTTCATCTTAAATACAATAACATCAAGGAACGTGAGGTTAGGCGGGCGCTGAACCGAATAAACGGGAATTGCGACCACCAGAAGATACTGGATGAATTTGCCTCCTCGCTAACCAAGCGATTCTTGGCCGATCCCACAGAAAGCCTGAAATCAGCCTCACGTGAAGAGCGGGAAGAGATGATGGAGCTGGCAAGATTCCTATTCAAGATAAAGGAGGAGGACAATGTTTCCTGA
- a CDS encoding bifunctional precorrin-2 dehydrogenase/sirohydrochlorin ferrochelatase, producing the protein MLPLVLDLLEKRVVVFGGGDVGLRKAKYFEDEADVIVVSREFHPGFDSLRVSRIEGEAMDHVVELVDRSDIVIAATDDEALNQMICDMAQEKGKLFNQAHGAGNFLIPSVVNKGTYLVAISTLGSSPALSSFLRERLERELNDEIGLMGQLLQELRSELRSTVSDQGERERLLHSVLDDEETWKLLDASYERAIDRAREVARREDE; encoded by the coding sequence ATGCTTCCCCTGGTACTCGATCTGCTGGAAAAGCGAGTGGTGGTCTTCGGCGGAGGAGATGTAGGTCTTCGAAAGGCGAAGTACTTCGAGGATGAGGCTGATGTCATAGTGGTGTCAAGGGAATTCCACCCGGGTTTCGATTCCCTGAGAGTAAGCAGGATCGAGGGGGAGGCCATGGACCACGTTGTTGAACTGGTAGATAGGAGCGACATCGTGATCGCCGCTACCGACGATGAAGCTCTGAACCAAATGATCTGCGATATGGCCCAGGAGAAGGGCAAGTTGTTCAACCAAGCCCATGGGGCGGGCAACTTCCTGATACCCTCGGTGGTGAACAAGGGAACCTACCTGGTGGCCATTTCGACCCTGGGGAGTAGTCCCGCCCTTTCAAGTTTCCTGAGGGAAAGGTTGGAGAGGGAGCTGAACGACGAGATTGGACTCATGGGCCAGCTCCTGCAGGAACTCAGGAGCGAGCTGAGATCGACAGTCAGCGATCAAGGCGAGAGGGAAAGGCTCCTGCACTCGGTCCTTGATGATGAGGAGACATGGAAACTGCTTGATGCATCTTACGAGAGAGCGATTGACAGGGCGAGGGAAGTTGCAAGGAGAGAGGATGAATGA
- the cfbE gene encoding coenzyme F430 synthase, whose amino-acid sequence MKILIIDMTHGGDLLALEYAERENDVTCVDCYGTSSEEKRVLLEEKGIRCMTTAPDEDFDLLVSPIHCPDSFLSNTRYESRKTFHEAVGELVVFRGMIFEVTGARGKTTTCHILSFILNRFGRTIAQLSSRGIHFYDEGIETIEEWVSIAPPSILKVSRLELPYDHWVLEVSLGGTGLADVGIITTLGENYPIAAGSRTAFDGKKQMMNLVKKVAVIPEEERELWTPQIPPGIWVSTFGEGGNVNGVLDGPLELGSDVEVRFKCLPLGEFSTTLKGNFLVPIYLRPMAAALAGLKSCGIPMPQLCEALKDFPGVPGRGEVYKEGETWIIKDHNPGVSGHSIEFEISILEKFYGVDDVGLVIEPTAKRVRERLDLKEMDLIFDVHDSIKGAYLLNPEGKEKEVKNFTSIQDIGEVMDRHPIILWCTKGGFI is encoded by the coding sequence TTGAAGATCCTTATAATCGATATGACACATGGTGGCGACCTGCTCGCCCTGGAATATGCAGAACGCGAGAACGATGTCACATGCGTGGATTGCTATGGAACCTCCAGCGAGGAGAAGAGAGTCCTTCTCGAGGAGAAAGGCATTCGCTGCATGACCACCGCTCCCGATGAGGACTTCGATCTGCTCGTATCTCCCATCCACTGTCCAGATTCGTTCCTATCGAACACCAGGTATGAGAGCAGAAAGACCTTTCATGAGGCGGTGGGTGAGTTGGTGGTGTTCAGAGGAATGATCTTTGAGGTGACCGGTGCAAGGGGCAAGACGACGACCTGCCACATCCTCTCGTTCATTCTCAATCGCTTCGGAAGGACGATCGCACAACTGAGCAGCCGAGGCATCCACTTCTACGATGAGGGAATAGAGACCATAGAGGAATGGGTGAGCATCGCACCTCCATCAATCCTCAAGGTCTCGAGGCTGGAGCTGCCATATGATCATTGGGTACTGGAGGTCTCGCTTGGAGGAACTGGCCTGGCAGATGTGGGGATCATAACCACCCTGGGCGAGAACTACCCCATCGCTGCAGGCAGTCGCACGGCCTTCGACGGGAAGAAACAGATGATGAACCTGGTGAAGAAGGTGGCGGTGATCCCAGAAGAGGAGCGAGAACTATGGACTCCCCAGATCCCTCCGGGGATATGGGTGTCCACCTTTGGAGAGGGTGGAAACGTCAACGGTGTCCTGGACGGGCCGCTTGAGCTGGGCAGCGATGTTGAGGTCAGGTTCAAATGCCTCCCTTTAGGAGAATTCTCGACCACACTCAAGGGCAACTTCCTGGTTCCGATATATCTGAGACCAATGGCGGCCGCCCTGGCTGGACTAAAATCCTGCGGAATCCCGATGCCACAGCTCTGCGAGGCACTGAAGGACTTCCCTGGTGTACCTGGAAGGGGCGAGGTCTACAAGGAAGGCGAGACATGGATCATCAAGGATCACAACCCCGGCGTCTCGGGTCACTCCATCGAGTTTGAGATCTCCATACTGGAGAAATTCTATGGTGTGGATGACGTGGGCCTGGTCATCGAACCGACTGCCAAAAGAGTGCGGGAGAGGCTCGATCTCAAGGAGATGGATCTCATATTCGATGTCCACGACTCGATCAAGGGGGCGTACCTCCTGAACCCAGAGGGTAAGGAGAAGGAAGTGAAGAACTTCACCTCCATCCAGGATATAGGAGAAGTGATGGATAGGCATCCGATCATCCTCTGGTGCACCAAAGGAGGATTCATCTAG